The genomic region TAAATATATTTTCCCGGCATGGTGCGATTCTCATACTCATGTCGTTTTTGCAGGGTCTCGCGAGAAGGAGTTTGTGGATCGGATTCATGGTCTCAGCTACGAAGAGATTGCCCGGCGGGGTGGGGGCATCCTGAATTCTGCAAAGCTTCTACAAAACACGGAAGCATCAGAACTATATGACAGCGCTCTGGAACGTCTGAACGAAGTGATAAAAACCGGTACAGGTGCCATCGAAATAAAAAGCGGATACGGTCTTAGTTTCGAAGCTGAATTAAAAATGTTGCATGTGATTAAACGGCTGAAAGAAACCTCTCCGTTAATTATTAAAGCGACCTTCCTCGGTGCACATGCATTACCCGCAGAATTTAAAGAGAACAGGAAGGAATACATCGATATGCTGGTAAATGATTTGATACCAATAATTGCTGAAGAAGGTCTTGCGGATTACAACGATGTTTTTTGCGACCGTGGCTTTTTTACGGTGGAAGAAACAGATCGCATTCTCGAGGCCGGTTGCAAACGTGGACTCCAGCCAAAGATTCATGCCAATGAACTTGATTTTTCGGGAGGTATTCAGGTAGGAGTGAAGCACAATGCACTTTCTGTAGATCATCTGGAATGCACAGGTGATGAAGAAATAGCCTGCCTGCTCAATAGCAATACGATGCCGACACTCTTGCCGGGAACTGCATTTTTCTTGAAAATTCATTACCCGCCCGCCCGAAAAATGATAGATGCCGGACTCCCCGTCGCACTCGCTTCAGATTACAATCCCGGCTCTTGTCCAAAT from Bacteroidota bacterium harbors:
- a CDS encoding imidazolonepropionase encodes the protein MNRKLIINAKGIVQHGRSHVVRGKDMKELPVYENAWLVIEGDKICDIGNMDEPFHTPVNDVIDAEGKYIFPAWCDSHTHVVFAGSREKEFVDRIHGLSYEEIARRGGGILNSAKLLQNTEASELYDSALERLNEVIKTGTGAIEIKSGYGLSFEAELKMLHVIKRLKETSPLIIKATFLGAHALPAEFKENRKEYIDMLVNDLIPIIAEEGLADYNDVFCDRGFFTVEETDRILEAGCKRGLQPKIHANELDFSGGIQVGVKHNALSVDHLECTGDEEIACLLNSNTMPTLLPGTAFFLKIHYPPARKMIDAGLPVALASDYNPGSCPNGKMPFVCSLACLYLGMSPEEAINAATLNSAYAMGVMDLAGSLVKGKKANLFITKKMPSPAYLPYAFGSDLVEKVFLNGEEQ